The DNA sequence TGATTCCTCCATCCTCTCTGTAGCTGTCAGAAAACACACGCAACTAACAGAAACATCTATTTAAATTGTCTTTGGAAGTCTTTGCTTGTGTTATACTTAATATATGTGTAAAGACTGGCTATAAAGCACTCTTAAGAGAATGCTTATTCTCTCACATAACTTTGATTGGAAAGTAGGGTGAAAGAATTACCCAAGACTAAACAAGCAGGAGATTGTGGAGAGAAATTAGGAGCTTCTTACTTCAGGAGAGAATCAGACAGCCCTCATCACTGCCCACCCCATGactttttcttttgtgaaaagCAGAATTGCACCTTTAGCTTCCAAATGACACAATTCCTCTCTAGAACAAGGGAAACATACATACCACCACAAATGTACCACCATACACATCTTGTTTTAGTCCCCCAAAAAGTTAAGTAACTAGAAATGGTCTTTTACTTTCACCCCTAGGTACCTGTGTAAGCACTAGCATAttgggaaatggagggaaatggCCTGTAGAGCCCCAAATCCACAATAAAGAAATGATTGGTTCACTTAGATGAAATAAGTGTTCTACAAGCCTTTCCATAACATATCTTTTTAAAGATTAGTTTACAAGGAGTCAAGGGAATTCAATGAAACAGCTTGTCTCCAAATGTCATAGTGTTAATATCTATGTGTACAGTCAATAAACATGAATCTTTTGTGATATGAAATGCAACCTACTTGGCTAGTCACCTGTGGTCCTACATTATGCTGAAATTTATCTTTTCAGCATATTCTTTGTTCTTCAATACTGTACTACTTACTTCACATATTACTTCACATTATATACAGGGAATGCAGGCTAACAGAGGGATTCTTACAATAAAGTTATTGTGTTGCATGCTTTGTCAAAACTTTTCTCTTAATTATTTAGGTAACATCATCCCGTTATGGAACACAAAACATCACATCCACATAATATTAAGAGACTGTACTGATTCTTTTCACAAGCAGGGAGCACAACACCCAGGTTCCTGTGTTATGAAATGTATTACACAGTGGGGCTGTACGCGTTTCCATCCCAAACGGTACATTGATTCGCAAACATTTCACACTGGagaattttcaaatgttatttcatATCTATGTCCCATGATTCACCATCCACAATGGTATTGCTGAGTTATATGTATTCTAAGATTGGAGAAAATTGATAGAACAACAAAATTACAGCTGTGCTCAAGAACTATCATCTCAGATTTATACAGCCTTAGCATGAATGAATACAAAGCAAGCGCCATGTTTTATTTCCAAACAATTGTCTCAGATGGCACTGAAAATAGTTACTACAAGAGCACTTGTACAGTTAGAACAATATCCAGTTATTTCATAAAGTCTGAAAATCTCTATAGCAGTTAGCAGATAATCTACAGCTATAATATGACAGTTGTGAACACCAAAATACGCAGATGGAATAGTGCAAGTGATTTCAGATCTTTGAACTGAAATGGCTAAAACAAGTTACAGGAATTGAGATAATGCAAACAATGTTTTTAGAACCCAATGGACCAGTAAAAGTATATGAATGCAGCAAGACATAAATAACTAAAGCATTATATGCACCTTAGTGATTCCATTATAACAACCATCTTCCTTAGCATAAGAAAGTTTTACTACATTAGTCAGGCAAATTGACTCTACATTATTTTTAAGATGGACTGTGATTTTTAACTTGGCAGCTGAACCATGCATCCTTTCCTTCCTATTAAGCCAAAGATTGCAGCTTTAAATCATGCCATTAAATTTGTCAAGAAATATCAACATATGGACCTAATCACAGTATCAACTGTGTCAGGCCATCCAACTGTGCTCTTTTTACCAGAAACTGGTGAGCCATTTGTGGATTAACTTAGTATACTGAAATGCCTTATGCAGAAACAGAGATGTTAACAGGTCAGTTAACAAAGAAGATCTACAAAGCATAGCAGTATTCAAAGCAGAAAAATGTAGCACCTAAAGGACTGAATGTTGTTCATCCAGTATCTTTCACCTGCTATACTAAATTGAAGTTTTTCTAAAAAACAGCAATCATGAAGAGATTAAAGATGAGGGCAAGAATGTTTGTcagttgtttttgatttttaaagggAAGTACCATGGTCCAGTTTGCACACTACACTTGGAAAAAAGTTCACTCGGGGAAGGGGAGCATTTGATTAAGCCAGTCTAGTTGAAATCAGCATCCTATCAACAGCTTCTCTGCAGCCCATGGTTCTCTCTTTTGGTACAGAAAATGGGCAGAGGGAGCAGCCCATTATAATCAAACAAGACAGGGATTTTACTGATTCATCCAATTGCTGCTGGAATTTTAGGTGAGAACAATAAAGACATAATTAggtgcttttttattattttgctcaGTCAGTAGAGGAATCTGAAACATTTAAGCTCTGGGGAAAATGGCTGCTCAAATTCCTCCGAGGATAAAATTCATCAGGAGGATAAGAACAGCAAAATGTGTTCAactaccattaaatataattttcaCTATCAATATATTTACCAGTCTACATCAAATAAATCTACTGAACATTCAGAAGAAGAGATAGCCAAAGGCTTGTTTTAAGTACATACTTGAGACAGCTACTGAATTATTCCTTCCCCAACACCCCATTTAGTCTTTCACAGGCGTGGAGCACATGAAATAGCTGATGCTGCAGAACCACAGAATGACCACTGTGGCCAGTCTTTATTGCAGTTTAAGCAAACAGGTACTAGACCAGACCACTTTAAAGATAGACTGAACCCTGTTTATAACCATTACATGAAATGTGATTGTTCCCTTTTAACAATCCTGAGAGTGTAACCTCAAAATAGAAAAAGTCTACCATCCATATGTGTAAAGAATGGCACACTTCTAAGGATTCCTGTAAAATGTGAACATTTGTTTATTGTCAAACTACACACTAAAAGTCAAGGATATTTATACAGAAATGATGCATTAGCAGGCAGAAGTGTGGAAAATCAATGGCAGCCTTCCCTTCACAGAATTTTCAGTTAGTTTTCTCAAAGCAGTTGAAATTATACGTGGAAGATTTTCCCCCCACAATTGGCACTCAGATAGCCATGGTGCACTGCaagaactgaaaaacaaaagcatGTTCAATATAAGTGTTGGTATTTAGAAAGGTAATTGACTGGACAAAGTGTAGGAACAGAATAATATGGAATTTGTTTACTAATACAGCCATCCTAAACAAAGACAGTGGATGAGATCTAGAGAGTCTGTGAGCAATTATAAAACATCCCCAATGactgagaaggaaggaataagTTTTGCAGATTCTCCCTTATGCCTCCTGAAAATTTGCTCTGGATGATGAGAAGCACTCTGGAACAGGGTAGGAGGGGGCATCAGAGATTTTAGGGGCGATGAGTGAAAACCTCCTGCCACCTCCTATTACAGTAGTAGTAGCCTCTACTACATCAAAGGTTTTTCTGTGAATGAAAGAGCCTTTTCATTCTTGGAAATACAACTCTGAATCCAAGAAATAaagaggcaaaacaaaacaaacaaaaaagaacgTCAACTAGATTTTATTATATGAACAGGCCAAGTATTTTAGTTACAAACCTGtataccaaaaaaacaaaccaacaaacaaacaaaaacaaaacaaaaaacacctttcCAAATTATCACTATCCTATAGTTATTTCAATATTTATTACATTGTATATAAGACCCTTCATCAGTTGAACAGTACTAAATGTAAGTAGCAAAACTCAGTAAAGAAAATCACCATCTATACAACTGTACTTTTTAAGACACATCAGTAGTTTGCTCTTTGTACAAATATATCTTCACAGATGTAAGGCATCACATGGTGGAAAGCTAAGGCCATTACACTGTAATTCTACCCTAAATCTATGAGTTTCAGTTCTGGTCTCCTTCTCTTCCAGCCACAAGAAAAAGCTTGTTAAACTCAGAACATGGAATTAACATGCTGTTTTGAACAAAATTATGATCCAAcagattcatttcattttttccaacaAGTTTATAGAGGAGATGTTAATAATTCAGAATACTACTTCATTCACAAAGTTGGTCAAGACTATACTGAATCAATgccaaattaacaaaataaaacaaaaatcatgatttaaaattcattagaaaagcattttgattttgcacattttaaaatggcatgtTTAATTCCAGCATGAAATCATTGCTGCATTACAGGTATTTGAACATCTTTCCACTATATTAAATATTCTGGAATAAAATGAGGCCTAATTGACTAATCAAAACTTGAAATGCAACAGTTCAACTATGTATGGAATCTAGATGCAAACAAAAATCTAGGGACACTGGTTTAAAGCACAGGGTCCTATATATGAAAGAAGCTCAGAGACAGGCGATTTACTGTGTCTTCCAGTCTTTCCTGTTGATCCTATGTACAAAAtcctgtgtataattacagcgctttagaaataaagtttaataataacaacaacaacaaaacagtaaattCACAGGCACATAACAAAAGGTAAAGTTTATCAAATAAATGTTAAGACAGGCCTCTTTACTAAATATGATTCCTATAGAGGTTGAGTAATGAATATGCAGTTTTACTACTTACATCATCATAGACAAGATTAACAATGCCCTGTTGCATGCTGTCTCTTCTCCTGAAAAAGTCTTCAAACACAAAAATGTTGGCATATTAGTATTGTTGAAATCCTCAGACACAATCctgaatttatatatgtttaacACACACTGGTTGCGACTAGAATTCACTGGATTACTAACGTTCCGTTATCAATATTTTTTAACTATCACTAACTGGATAGTTAATTCAACAAAGTAGTTCTATTCAGGTCAGTGGGATTGTACCAAGCATAAAACTAAGCCATGggtcccttccccctccccccaatttgaCTATATTTATGTTAttgtattacagtggtaccccgggatacgaattacccaggttacgaatttttcgggatacgaataaatcccatagggatttattgtttcgggttacgaaggttttttcgggttacgaaaaaaccctggcgctgtttaaatggagccgcggcagagccgcggctttttttcccattagcgcctatggcaattcgggttacgaaggtttttcgggttacgaaattagccgcggaacgaattaatttcgtaacccgagggagcactgtattttaaatattttgtcacATTTACTGCATTCTAAATGTGGATGTTAAGCATATTAACAATAGTTCTCACCACTTCCTCATAATTAGAACTTTTTTCAAACTGAAGTGAAATTTAAGTTAAGAATACTTTTACTAAAATGGTAGAGTCCTTGGGATCGACCCAAAGATTGAATTGAGCTTTACAGGTATGAAGGAGCTTTTCTGTGTCCACCTAAGTATTGTGAGAATATACTGCTGGCATTAGGTACTGAATCTTTTGTAAATTTTAAAGGCTTTTATTGGTTTTGATGCAGTGATCTTCTCTAGtatacaattataacactttgatactactttaactgctgtggctgtaTCTTacaggatcctaggatttgtggttttgtaagATTCTAGAGCTCTGTCAGAGAATTCCAAATACCCATCTCCAGGATTCTAGGATATTGCCAGGGTAGTTATAGtggtatcaaagtactataactTTGTAACTGTGTCTTCCAGTCTTTCCTGTTGATCCTATGTACAAAACGCAAACTAAAGTTaactgggttatttttttaaaaaaaaaacttatgtaATTAATACAACAAAATATCTTACCTGTTAAAGCCCGAAGCTTTACACAGCAAGCCACATAGTCATCAAAAAAAATTCTGCCATTCTTGCTGTAACGTTTTACTATGGCGATTAAGGTCTGTGGGCTTAACCTATAGCCTAGAGCAAGGTAGTGGAGGAAAAATACATCTGTAAAATTCATTTCAGAACAGAAGGCTTAGGAGAACCTCTGGGATATTTTGGCATTCATAAACATAGTTTTCAACAGACATAGCTTATTGAAGGATCACTGAAGCTCAAGAAGGGCATACCAAATAAAATAAGGCACCTGTTGAATAAGGAGTTTCATCTTTTCCCTCTGGGTGCAGCACTTAGCAATTACAGAATACCAAATACTGTTGCCCCATTCCTCCCTTCCTAGAGCTAGGACTGACAAGGTATACCTACATATTCAGCAGGAGACCTGGGGTTGGAAATATACATCTTCCAAGCATCTTCAAGCATGTTGGTGAAACTTACAGTGGAGAAGCAGTAGGTGGACTGGAAGTGCTTAATATTTCTCTTCAACTGGTTCTCTCTGTAAGTATATGTGTTTAAAATCTCAACTGGAGAATAGGTTTGCAAGATGGAAATACTAAGCAGAGAGAAATGAGTTAATCCCATGCCCATTGCTTCAACACTGTATATTATCCCCTTGAACTGTTTTGCAGACAGCAGGTTTCCCAAGATCCATCTGCTGCCAAATGTGTCATTCTGGGTGATAATTAGGAActaataaaataaagcaaatgttcCAACCAGGCAGCTTCCTTTCACCTAAAATAAAGATCAACAGCCTTTTATAATTTGCCCACTATAGGAATTATCTAGTTTGTATGATGACACTCCTGGGTGGATAGCAGAATATAAGCTATTGAATATTCTGCTTTCAAGTGTTAGAAATGTTGGTTAACATGTCATGAAGATATTACCTCTATCGTCCAGCCCTGGATTTATTGTACATCACTCTCTTTCCACAGACAGAAGACATTATACTCATGATTTGTCTAGGCTCCCATCATTAGCATAAATGTCACGTCAGTATTGTAACAATTCCACACCAACCCTTGAGGATGAACAAGGAGTATTCTAGTCTCCTACAGTGGTGTTTTATAGGCATTCTATGATATCTGAAACCTACACCTGTACAGGAAATCTCCTTATTTTTGACACTTTCCACATACCATTTTTTCCCTACAAAAAGGATCCCAGCAAGTCTACTGAATTTTGCCACCAAGGTACTTTCTGTCTCAGCCAATGTAGCATACTGAGACAAAAACTAACCCAGGCCATTTTCCAACAAAGCACAATGCTCGTTCTCTTTGCCCACAGGTTagctccttatccatggattttttaatccacggattttttaatccacggattcaagatTCTATgtcttaaaaatattccaaaaaaagtataaattccaaatagcaagtgttggtttttcattttatatgagggataccattttactatgtcattgtatataatgggacttgagcatccagattttgttatccacagggggttctggaaccaaaccccagcagataacaaggggccactgtactggCAAAAGTACAATGGAATGTACTGGCATCACAAAATACCCCACAATAGAAGAAATGTATGTTAATTTTGGAGTCAACACAGTTGATTTGTGCTTCTTTCAACGTGGGACCTTTTAATACCCTGCAATATAAAGGCATTCTAAATGGTGCCAGAAAATACACAATTCACACAATTAATTTTTTATCTTACTACAGGCATGCTAATCACCATCACcataagtacagtggacccttgttatatgctggggtatggttccatgatcccccatggataacaaaatctgtggatgctcaagtcccattaaatataatgacatagcaaaatggagtctcttataaaaaatggaaaatcaaggtttgaaatttgaaatttatatttttttaacattttcaaactgtggatgcttgaatccatgtataagaagggctgactgtaaagtATTCAATCCTGAATGCAATCTTTTTTTAACTTCAAAGAAAATCTACAAAAAAGGAATGAGTTAATGGATAAGAAATACTGCtagttcctgccacagagaggagaagaagagaaggagctgggcagccattttgagtggtgagtgtttgaattttttttaaaaaactctgggagagtgtgcttgttcaagagaattaatagtgccactctattctgctttggtcaggccccacctggaatattgtgtccagttctgagcaccacaattcaaaaaggatgttgagaaactggagcgtgtccaaaggagggcgactaaaatggtgaagggtctggaaaccatgtcctatgaggaatgacttaggaagctggggatatttagcctggagaagagaaagaaggttaagaggtgatatgatagccctgtttaaatatttgaaggaatgtcatattgaggcgggagcaagcttgttttctgctgctccagagaacaggacccggaacaatggatgcaagctccaggaaaagcgattccacctcaacattaggaggaacttcctgacagtaagggctgttcgacagtggaacacactccctcggagtgtggtggagtctccttctttggaagtctttaagcagaggctggaaggccatctgtaggggatgctttgagatttcctgcatggcagggggctggactggatggcccttgtggtctcttccaactcaacaattctatgattctagatccAAAAATATAACCCAGTGTCAACAAAACACTTCTCCTCCAGCATGAAGGCAATGTAGCTTACCCATAGCAACAATGACTTGAGTCAGTTCATGAAGTTCCACTGTTCCACTTCTATCTTGATCTATCATCATGAAGTTTTGTTTCCAAGCACTGAGTGCTGCCCAGAGTTCCTTAAATTCATTGTATCCCATTTTCCCAGTATTATCTCTCTGATATTAAGTTAAGAAATAAAATTCTGTAGGAAGTTAACTGAAAATCTGTTTTCAAACATATAATTCAAGAATTTTTTACAATAATTTATTGTAGTTTATTCATGCTATAGTTCTATGGGGCTTAAACAGTTCACTCCAATCAAAATAAGTATTGTTGCTTAATATAGCAAAGATCAATACACCAAAAGGAAGCTGGAGCACATTCACATGTTTCTTATTCAAAGATGGTTTACCAAGCCAGAGGTTTTACCCCTAGACCAGATCACTTTTCACTTACTCTGCAATTCCAAGCTTTTAAACAtaaagtatacagtggtaccccgggatacgaatgcgccgccttacaaaatttccgggttacgaaaacaatccatttaaaaaaactgttccgggttacgaaggttatttcgggttacgaaaaaaattttggtgcttttcggcgctatttcgcacgaaatcgcggcttttccccattagcgcctatggctttttcgccttacgaagattttcaggttacgaaagcggcggcggaacgaattaatttcgtaacccggggtacccctgtattctGCAGTGAGGCTGTTGGTAATAGGGCCATGACTGCTAGTGAGGTGGTGGAAGACAATCTTTTCCATGCAGCCTGCTCTCTGTGTCCGAAGTCCTAATGCTGCTGGTCTCAGGTGCAATAGGAAGCAGCCACCACTGCAGTAAGATTCAACTACTACGCCAATGCAATTTCTCCACATGGAATGGGAAAGGCATACATCTTGACCTTTTATTCAGGCAGCAAAGATCTCAGGTTGGTCCTGAgtatcattaaaaaataaaatgccagaCCATTTTGATGCATGCTGTTTCTACAGACACAAGTGAATACATGTCTAAGTGTCTTTACAGCCTGATGCAACATGTTTATTCAAACATGACTCACTGGtctccagcagccctagccacaCTTACTTTCTCAGACAATCAGGCCCTGATCAGCTTAACTCCTCTACTTTACTTATCTCTGGCATTTCATAAAACATAACAAGGTAAATTCTTGAGTTCCTACTCCTTTAAACCTTGTTTCTTTGCACATGAAGCAGGACCTAAATGATTTCATGCAAACATACATTTACAGTTCCATGTGGGTAAAAGGAAGACTTCTGCAAGGATACATCTAACATTGATATCATAATTCTGCATGTCTCCAGGCTGAATGCTGAAATTACAAGCAGAGGATAAATTAATGTTGGGTTAACCATATTGATCTCATCTTTAATATGTACTGTTAAAACTATCATAATCACCAACATAATGAAATTTATAAAGACTAAGAATGTAAGTGTATGGCTAGCAAAACAATGGATAACATTTCACAGAGCCACTCATACTGAACTTCAGGggaaataatttgtttaaaaggCTCTATCCAACATGCAAGATTTGCATGAGAATGGAGGATGGTgtaaaatttacatttaaaaagggAAACTTTTCAAAAGGACTAAACCCAAAGTGTCTTTAATATTGTGTAAACTGAGATTACATCACCAGATGGAATAACTCAACAATGAGCAtgcttcctaaacaggtcaaaaGAATCAATTCCAAATGTATTCAATTTGTCACTATAAATTTGTCCTAGATCTGTTAGTCCAATGTGTTTCTGAAACATAAAATAAACTCAGCCAGTAATTTAAATGTCCTCTGAGCCTTTAAAATTACTCAGACTTTTATTGGTACTGGGCAACTGTGTTCCACTACAAACATGCAGACCATGTGCTATATTTGGTATAAAGTTATACCTTACACTTTTTAGCTAACACTTCCTCAGTTCTAAGGAAGAACAGAAGAGTGCAACTATCGGGCAATTATATCAAGTAGACAACAGCATCATAAAACAATGTCATAAGATATTAGGCCTTTAAGAATGCCAATGATACTTTTTGAAGATTAAATTACTGTGCTCAGTAGCAACAAAGCCTTACGAgaataagttccattgattcccGACTGTGTAAGACATCTCTGTAGCTCCTCAGCATCCACTTCACCATCCTGTAAAATGAATGCATACAGATATTTGTTTTTCGTAGACACTGGCTCATCTGGTAACATAAAATCAAGCATGTGAATTCTGCAGAATCAGCCAATTACTCTACCTCAGTTTATAGAATCTGAATACTTACAAGCACTAATTAAGTTCTATTATACTGAACCATAATAAGCATTAATTcaaaattttaataaatgaagCATTTATAAGGCTACAGTGACACCATGCAACAGCAGATTTTTCAAATGAAGTTGCCTGACATTTTTTTcataaatgttgattttttttccttaaaagtgCTTCATGAGCAGCTTTTAAACAACTTAACAAACCATTTTCAAAGGGCTTTCCCTTCTGCTTTCTTCTCCATTCCAGGATGACCTTATGCATTCACTGCAGTTTCTTGTGTTAGCACCAATCTAGCTGCATACAAGTGAGCCAAACCCAAAAAGGCAAGTTAGGTTCAGAAGACATCCAAATGTGAATGCATACGTTTGAGAAAAAAAGCAAGTGTCTTACATAACAAAAGAATATAAATTAGATCCTTCAGTGATCAACTAAACCTTCTCATAAAGGAATATCTGCTCAGAGTGGCATGAAGCATATCATTTCAACTACCATGGTACATCAGTGAATTATCCTAGCAAGTTGTCACATCTGACACACACAAGAAAACCTAGCCATCCAATATGGGAAGAACCATGTACAAGCAAACATTATACCAACCCCAATCCCCAGTTGgttttacagcaataaaaatgaaagctCTGTGAGCTTCTCCAATGAAAGTGTGTATCGGGGGAGGGAGGGTGTACATTCAAAATGCTATGTTTCCTGACTTCCACCCCATtcaaattccatttttttctgcagttgCAAATGCAATACTGGTATTCTCAGAAGCCATTTACCAGAGGAAGATATAAATGTATGACTTATTACAAGCTGAATGGCCTGATTGTCCTTCAGACTAGGTTAAGGAAAATGGAACCACGTTGATTAATTTTCAGCAGTAAATATACAATTGAATGCTATTTTAAAAGGTGCGTTTATACAGGTCTGTCAAGTACCACTAGAAGACTGGGGATCCACAGAGCCACATATTTGGGAAAAGGGGTTCAGTACTACACAACTGTGCAGAAGTACTTATGGCATTTAACCCCAAAGAGAAAAACAATTTCATTGGGTAAACTCATAGGGAACAAGGAAAGGGACAACTGAAATGTTGATAAATACATTTCTGAGTCTCACTGATTGACTTAGAAATGATTGTTGTCCTGCTTTCAACCCACCCCTCCAAAAGCAATACCGATGTTACTGCAAGTTTCTACCTGATCAGTTCTTTTGAGTGTCAAGGCCCACGCTTCCATCACCCCACTGGTCTTGCTACATGGAAGATGAGATTGTGCTTATTTGACTGGTACTTCAGGAGTGAATGTTTATTCCTCCTATAAAAAACTAAATTTACTAAAATATTACACTTGAGaattaagaaaaaatatggaGGTCAGTAATTAAGATCCCACTTAAGAGAATTCAAGcatattttttaaatctgttttgtatATCTTTTCCTCCTTACATATACATTTCCTCTAAAGCAGTGGCGTTCAAATGGTGTTCAGGGAACCCTGGGCTTCTCTGAAAGCTTATCAAGGAGTTTTCAATAAGATTAGTCATGGTGAAATGCTTCCCAGTGTTGGGTGTACTTCTGAACACTCAATGCAGTCCTAATgatttactcagaagcaagtcaCACTACATTCAGTGGACTTTGGTCCTTTGTGAGTGTGCAAATTCAGCTTTTTTGGAGAATCAAACATGTCTGGTCAGTGCCCCAGGCTGTGTGTCC is a window from the Sceloporus undulatus isolate JIND9_A2432 ecotype Alabama chromosome 1, SceUnd_v1.1, whole genome shotgun sequence genome containing:
- the GCA gene encoding grancalcin isoform X2 → MHSVKSVDLQRQYSWKNSSFSKTSGVMEAWALTLKRTDQDGEVDAEELQRCLTQSGINGTYSPFSLETCRIMISMLDRDNTGKMGYNEFKELWAALSAWKQNFMMIDQDRSGTVELHELTQVIVAMGYRLSPQTLIAIVKRYSKNGRIFFDDYVACCVKLRALTDFFRRRDSMQQGIVNLVYDDFLQCTMAI
- the GCA gene encoding grancalcin isoform X1, translated to MTYPGFGAYGAYRGQVPMQMAMGQPVPGGVPSVAHGGSSGYSVYAGAYAAAAAAAADPLWTFFSAIAGQDGEVDAEELQRCLTQSGINGTYSPFSLETCRIMISMLDRDNTGKMGYNEFKELWAALSAWKQNFMMIDQDRSGTVELHELTQVIVAMGYRLSPQTLIAIVKRYSKNGRIFFDDYVACCVKLRALTDFFRRRDSMQQGIVNLVYDDFLQCTMAI